The Streptomyces sp. NBC_01268 genome window below encodes:
- a CDS encoding VOC family protein has translation MSSLVRHITIDCADAYALGGFWAQVLDSKLSDDDRPGDTEVLVESPGAGLLFIQVPEKKSVKNRIHLDLQPEDRTREEEVERLLALGATLVDDQRRPDGLGWAVLADPEGNEFCVERSKGERAAAEHAE, from the coding sequence ATGAGCTCTCTCGTACGCCACATCACCATCGACTGCGCCGACGCCTACGCCCTGGGCGGCTTCTGGGCCCAGGTCCTCGACTCCAAGCTCTCCGACGACGACCGGCCGGGCGACACCGAAGTACTGGTGGAGTCGCCGGGCGCGGGCCTGCTCTTCATCCAGGTGCCGGAGAAGAAGTCGGTGAAGAACCGGATCCACCTCGACCTCCAGCCGGAGGACCGCACCCGCGAGGAGGAGGTCGAGCGCCTCCTCGCCCTCGGCGCCACCCTCGTCGACGACCAGCGCCGCCCGGACGGCCTGGGGTGGGCGGTCCTGGCCGACCCGGAGGGGAACGAGTTCTGCGTCGAGCGCAGCAAGGGGGAGCGGGCAGCGGCCGAGCACGCGGAGTGA
- a CDS encoding VIT1/CCC1 transporter family protein — MSIIEAVAPLHEAHRDNHSHRDVNGGWLRPAVFGAMDGLVSNLALMTGVVGGAVSTQTVVITGLAGLAAGAFSMAAGEYTSVASQRELVQAELDVERRQLRKHPVDEMEELAALYVSRGVEPGLAREVAMQLSRDPEQALEIHAREELGIDPDDLPSPMVAAVSSFGSFALGALLPVLPFLLGATALWPAVLLALLGLFACGALVARVTARSWWFSGLRQLVLGGAAAALTYGLGMLFGAAL, encoded by the coding sequence ATGTCCATCATCGAAGCCGTCGCACCGCTCCACGAGGCCCACCGCGACAACCACAGCCACCGTGACGTCAACGGCGGCTGGCTGCGCCCGGCGGTCTTCGGCGCGATGGACGGACTCGTCTCCAACCTCGCCCTCATGACCGGTGTCGTCGGCGGCGCCGTCTCCACGCAGACCGTCGTGATCACCGGCCTCGCCGGTCTCGCGGCCGGCGCCTTCTCGATGGCCGCCGGCGAGTACACCTCGGTCGCCTCGCAGCGCGAGCTGGTCCAGGCCGAACTCGACGTGGAGCGCCGTCAGTTGCGCAAGCACCCGGTCGACGAGATGGAGGAGCTGGCCGCGCTCTACGTCTCCCGTGGCGTCGAGCCCGGACTCGCCCGCGAGGTCGCCATGCAGCTGTCCCGGGACCCGGAGCAGGCGCTGGAGATCCACGCCCGCGAGGAGCTGGGCATCGACCCCGACGACCTGCCGTCGCCGATGGTCGCCGCGGTGTCGTCGTTCGGCTCGTTCGCGCTCGGCGCCCTGCTGCCCGTGCTGCCGTTCCTGCTCGGCGCGACCGCGCTGTGGCCGGCCGTGCTGCTCGCGCTCCTCGGGCTCTTCGCCTGCGGCGCCCTGGTCGCCCGGGTCACCGCCCGCAGCTGGTGGTTCAGCGGCCTGCGCCAGCTCGTCCTCGGTGGCGCCGCCGCCGCCCTCACGTACGGGCTCGGCATGCTCTTCGGCGCCGCCTTGTAG
- a CDS encoding helix-turn-helix transcriptional regulator, with product MVDDEKVPALPATSWAVLGLLSFGRELSGYDLKKWSDRSLGLFYWSPSFSQIYAELKRLEAAGYATSRLVAPESGSRDKRVYRITDEGLAAVRAWARTAPLDPPVLKHGPMLRLWLGHLLEPERTREILAGHREHAETMRLRAEADVADAGADASWAYPLLTLKWAERYYAAERDLADAMLADIEELERNRPRH from the coding sequence GTGGTGGACGACGAGAAGGTGCCCGCGCTGCCCGCGACCAGCTGGGCCGTGCTCGGACTGCTCTCCTTCGGGCGGGAGTTGTCCGGCTACGACCTGAAGAAGTGGTCCGACCGCTCGCTCGGCCTCTTCTACTGGAGCCCGTCCTTCAGCCAGATCTACGCCGAGCTCAAGCGCCTGGAGGCGGCCGGCTACGCCACCTCCCGCCTGGTCGCCCCCGAGTCCGGCTCCCGAGACAAGCGCGTCTACCGCATCACCGACGAGGGCCTCGCCGCCGTCCGGGCCTGGGCGCGCACCGCCCCCCTCGACCCGCCGGTCCTCAAGCACGGGCCGATGCTGCGCCTCTGGCTCGGGCACCTCCTCGAACCCGAGCGGACCCGCGAGATCCTCGCCGGACACCGGGAGCACGCCGAGACCATGCGGCTGCGCGCCGAGGCGGACGTCGCCGACGCCGGGGCCGACGCCTCCTGGGCGTACCCGCTGCTCACCCTCAAGTGGGCCGAGCGGTACTACGCCGCCGAGCGCGACCTGGCCGACGCCATGCTCGCGGACATCGAGGAGCTGGAGAGGAACCGCCCGCGGCACTGA
- a CDS encoding glutamate synthase subunit beta, giving the protein MADPKGFLTTGREVAKTRPVGERVKDWNEVYVPGSLLPIISKQAGRCMDCGIPFCHNGCPLGNLIPEWNDYAYREDWSAASERLHATNNFPEFTGRLCPAPCEAACVLGINQPAVTIKNVEVSIIDKAWDGGDVRPQAPERLSGKTVAVIGSGPAGLAAAQQLTRAGHTVVVYERADRIGGLLRYGIPEFKMEKRHINRRIEQMRAEGTKFRTGIEIGRDLTATDLRKRFDAVVVAAGATTARDLPVPGRELKGVYQAMEYLPLANKVVEGDFVSSPISAEGKHVVVIGGGDTGADCVGTAHRQGAASVTQLEIMPKPGEERNPGQPWPTFPMLYKVTSAHEEGGERVYSVSTTHFEGDEEGNVRFLHLVEVEFVDGKLTQKPGTERKIPAELVTLAMGFTGTDVENGLVAQFGLDLDARGNIARDADFATNVDGVFVAGDAGRGQSLIVWAIAEGRSAARGVDRRLTGASSLPAPIRPTDRSLTV; this is encoded by the coding sequence ATGGCTGACCCCAAGGGCTTCCTGACCACCGGGCGCGAGGTCGCCAAGACCCGGCCGGTGGGCGAGCGAGTCAAGGACTGGAACGAGGTCTACGTCCCCGGCTCCCTGCTGCCGATCATCAGCAAGCAGGCCGGCCGTTGCATGGACTGCGGCATCCCGTTCTGCCACAACGGCTGCCCGCTGGGGAACCTCATCCCCGAGTGGAACGACTACGCCTACCGCGAGGACTGGTCGGCGGCGTCGGAGCGGCTGCACGCCACCAACAACTTCCCGGAGTTCACCGGCCGCCTGTGCCCGGCTCCGTGCGAGGCGGCGTGCGTGCTCGGCATCAACCAGCCGGCCGTGACCATCAAGAACGTCGAGGTCTCGATCATCGACAAGGCGTGGGACGGCGGCGACGTCCGGCCGCAGGCCCCCGAGCGCCTGTCCGGCAAGACCGTCGCGGTCATCGGCTCCGGCCCGGCGGGTCTCGCCGCCGCCCAGCAGCTGACCCGGGCCGGCCACACCGTGGTCGTGTACGAGCGGGCCGACCGCATCGGCGGACTGCTGCGCTACGGCATCCCCGAGTTCAAGATGGAGAAGCGGCACATCAACCGCCGCATCGAGCAGATGCGCGCGGAGGGCACCAAGTTCCGCACCGGCATCGAGATCGGCCGCGACCTCACCGCGACGGACCTGCGCAAGCGGTTCGACGCGGTGGTCGTCGCCGCCGGCGCCACCACCGCCCGCGACCTGCCCGTCCCGGGCCGGGAGCTCAAGGGCGTGTACCAGGCGATGGAGTACCTGCCGCTCGCCAACAAGGTCGTCGAGGGCGACTTCGTCTCCTCGCCGATCTCCGCCGAGGGCAAGCACGTGGTCGTCATCGGCGGCGGCGACACCGGCGCGGACTGCGTCGGCACGGCGCACCGTCAGGGCGCGGCCTCCGTGACCCAGCTGGAGATCATGCCCAAGCCGGGCGAGGAGCGGAACCCGGGCCAGCCCTGGCCGACCTTCCCCATGCTCTACAAGGTCACCTCGGCCCACGAGGAGGGCGGCGAGCGGGTCTACTCCGTCTCCACCACCCACTTCGAGGGCGACGAGGAGGGCAACGTCCGCTTCCTGCACCTGGTCGAGGTCGAGTTCGTCGACGGCAAGCTGACCCAGAAGCCGGGCACCGAGCGGAAGATCCCCGCCGAGCTGGTCACCCTCGCCATGGGCTTCACCGGCACGGACGTGGAGAACGGCCTGGTGGCGCAGTTTGGTCTGGACCTCGACGCGCGGGGTAACATCGCCCGTGACGCGGACTTCGCCACCAACGTCGATGGTGTCTTCGTCGCCGGCGACGCCGGCCGTGGCCAGTCGCTGATCGTCTGGGCCATCGCCGAGGGCCGCTCGGCCGCCCGTGGCGTGGACCGCCGCCTGACGGGCGCCAGCTCCCTGCCGGCCCCCATCCGTCCGACGGACCGTTCCCTGACGGTCTGA
- the gltB gene encoding glutamate synthase large subunit, translated as MRSDAWSPMDGRPAPQGMYDPRNEHDACGVGFVATLTGVASHALVEQALTVLRNLEHRGATGSEPDSGDGAGILFQVPDAFLREVAGFELPEAGAYAVGIAFLPADGSAQAVSRIETIASEEGLNVLGWREVPVAPELLGASARATMPVFRQLFVADGENSGIALDRKAFVLRKRAEREAGTYFPSLSARTIVYKGMLTTGQLEPFFPDLSDRRCATAVALVHSRFSTNTFPSWPLAHPYRFVAHNGEINTVKGNRNWMTAREAQLAGDVFGSGADGRGIERIFPVCTPDASDSASFDEVLELLHLGGRSLPHAVLMMVPEAWENHDSMDPARRAFYQYHSTLMEPWDGPACVTFTDGVQVGAVLDRNGLRPGRYWVTDEGLVVLSSEVGVLDIDPAKVVRKGRLQPGKMFLVDTAEHRIIEDDEIKAALAAEQPYAEWLETGEIELSDLPEREHIVHTHASVTRRQQTFGYTEEELRVIVAPMARSAAEPIGSMGTDSPIAALSARPRLLFDYFTQLFAQVTNPPLDAIREELVTSLRSSLGPGSNLLDPTAASCRSVTLPFPVIDNDELAKLIHINADGDMPGMKAATLSGLYRVSGGGDALAARIEEICAEADTAIEGGAGLIVLSDRHSDAEHAPIPSLLLTAAVHHHLIRTKQRTEVGLLVEAGDVREVHHVALLIGYGAAAVNPYLAMESVEDLVRAGTFIEGLEAEQAIRNLIYALGKGVLKVMSKMGISTVASYRGAQVFEAVGLDAAFVEQYFNGTATKIGGAGLDVVAKEVAARHAKAYPATGIPSAHRALDIGGEYQWRREGEPHLFDPETVFRLQHATRSKRYDIFKQYTERVNEQSERLMTLRGLFGFGTDRPSIPLDEVEPVSEIVKRFSTGAMSYGSISREAHENLAIAMNQLGGKSNTGEGGEDPDRLYDPERRSAIKQVASGRFGVTSEYLVNADDIQIKMAQGAKPGEGGQLPGHKVYPWVAKTRHSTPGVGLISPPPHHDIYSIEDLAQLIHDLKNANPAARIHVKLVSEVGVGTVAAGVSKAHADVVLISGHDGGTGASPLTSLKHAGGPWELGLAETQQTLLLNGLRDRIVVQTDGQLKTGRDVVIAALLGAEEFGFATAPLVVSGCVMMRVCHLDTCPVGIATQNPVLRDRFSGKPEFVVNFFEFIAEEVRELLAELGFRTLEEAVGHAELLDTSRAVSHWKAQGLDLEPLFFVPELAEGAVRHALVEQDHGLEKALDNELIELAAEALGAESAEAAQPVRAQVPIRNINRTVGTMLGHQVTKKFGGAGLPADTIDITFTGSAGQSFGAFLPAGVTLRLEGDANDYVGKGLSGGRVVVRPDRGADHLAEYSTIAGNTIAYGATGGELFLRGRTGERFCVRNSGALVVSEGVGDHGCEYMTGGTAVVLGETGRNFAAGMSGGVAYVIDLDRNNVNSGNLGAVEALSDTDKAWLHDVVRRHAEETGSTVAQKLLADWPAHADRFSKIIPTTYKAVLAAKDAAELAGLSEAETTEKMMEAATHG; from the coding sequence ATGCGTTCCGACGCCTGGTCGCCCATGGACGGTCGCCCCGCCCCGCAGGGGATGTACGACCCCCGTAACGAACACGACGCCTGCGGTGTCGGGTTCGTGGCCACCCTCACCGGTGTAGCCAGCCACGCGCTGGTCGAGCAGGCGCTGACCGTACTGCGCAACCTCGAGCACCGAGGCGCCACCGGCTCCGAGCCCGACTCCGGGGACGGCGCCGGAATCCTCTTCCAGGTCCCCGACGCGTTCCTGCGCGAGGTGGCCGGGTTCGAGCTCCCCGAAGCCGGCGCGTACGCCGTCGGCATCGCCTTCCTCCCCGCCGACGGCTCCGCACAGGCCGTCTCGCGGATCGAGACGATCGCGTCCGAGGAGGGTCTGAACGTCCTCGGCTGGCGCGAGGTCCCCGTCGCCCCCGAGCTGCTCGGCGCCTCCGCCCGCGCCACCATGCCGGTCTTCCGCCAGCTCTTCGTCGCCGACGGCGAGAACAGCGGCATCGCGCTGGACCGCAAGGCCTTCGTCCTGCGCAAGCGCGCCGAGCGCGAGGCCGGGACCTACTTCCCGTCGCTCTCCGCCCGCACGATCGTCTACAAGGGCATGCTGACCACCGGCCAGCTGGAGCCCTTCTTCCCGGACCTGTCGGACCGTCGCTGCGCCACCGCCGTGGCCCTGGTCCACTCCCGGTTCTCCACCAACACCTTCCCGAGCTGGCCGCTCGCCCACCCGTACCGCTTCGTCGCGCACAACGGCGAGATCAACACGGTCAAGGGCAACCGCAACTGGATGACGGCCCGCGAGGCCCAGCTCGCCGGCGACGTCTTCGGCAGCGGCGCCGACGGCCGGGGCATCGAGCGGATCTTCCCGGTCTGTACGCCGGACGCCTCCGACTCCGCCTCCTTCGACGAGGTCCTGGAGCTGCTCCACCTCGGCGGCCGTTCCCTCCCGCACGCGGTCCTGATGATGGTCCCCGAGGCGTGGGAGAACCACGACTCCATGGACCCGGCCCGGCGCGCGTTCTACCAGTACCACTCCACCCTGATGGAGCCCTGGGACGGCCCGGCCTGCGTCACCTTCACCGACGGCGTCCAGGTCGGCGCGGTCCTCGACCGCAACGGTCTGCGCCCCGGCCGCTACTGGGTCACCGACGAGGGCCTCGTCGTGCTCTCCTCCGAGGTCGGCGTCCTCGACATCGACCCCGCCAAGGTCGTCCGCAAGGGCCGCCTGCAGCCCGGCAAGATGTTCCTCGTCGACACCGCCGAGCACCGCATCATCGAGGACGACGAGATCAAGGCCGCCCTCGCCGCCGAGCAGCCGTACGCGGAGTGGCTGGAGACCGGCGAGATCGAGCTCTCCGACCTCCCCGAGCGCGAGCACATCGTGCACACCCACGCCTCGGTCACCCGCCGCCAGCAGACCTTCGGCTACACCGAGGAAGAGCTCCGCGTCATCGTCGCCCCGATGGCCCGCAGTGCCGCCGAGCCGATCGGCTCCATGGGCACCGACTCGCCCATCGCGGCCCTGTCCGCGCGGCCCCGGCTGCTCTTCGACTACTTCACCCAGCTGTTCGCGCAGGTCACCAACCCGCCGCTGGACGCCATCCGCGAAGAGCTCGTGACCTCGCTGCGCTCCTCGCTCGGCCCCGGCAGCAACCTGCTCGACCCGACCGCCGCGTCCTGCCGCAGCGTCACGCTGCCCTTCCCGGTGATCGACAACGACGAGCTGGCCAAGCTCATCCACATCAACGCCGACGGCGACATGCCCGGCATGAAGGCCGCGACGCTCTCCGGCCTCTACCGGGTCTCCGGCGGCGGCGACGCGCTGGCCGCCCGCATCGAGGAGATCTGCGCCGAGGCCGACACGGCGATCGAGGGCGGTGCCGGCCTGATCGTCCTGTCCGACCGGCACTCCGACGCCGAGCACGCGCCGATCCCGTCGCTGCTGCTCACCGCGGCCGTCCACCACCACCTCATCCGCACCAAGCAGCGCACCGAGGTGGGCCTGCTGGTCGAGGCCGGCGACGTCCGCGAGGTCCACCACGTGGCCCTCCTCATCGGCTACGGCGCCGCCGCGGTCAACCCGTACCTGGCCATGGAGTCCGTCGAGGACCTGGTCCGGGCCGGCACCTTCATCGAGGGCCTGGAGGCCGAGCAGGCCATCCGCAACCTGATCTACGCGCTGGGCAAGGGCGTCCTCAAGGTCATGTCCAAGATGGGCATCTCCACGGTCGCCTCCTACCGCGGCGCGCAGGTCTTCGAGGCCGTCGGCCTCGACGCCGCCTTCGTCGAGCAGTACTTCAACGGCACCGCCACCAAGATCGGCGGCGCCGGCCTCGACGTCGTCGCCAAGGAGGTCGCCGCCCGCCACGCCAAGGCGTACCCCGCCACCGGCATCCCCTCGGCGCACCGCGCCCTGGACATCGGCGGCGAGTACCAGTGGCGCCGTGAGGGCGAGCCGCACCTGTTCGACCCGGAGACGGTCTTCCGCCTGCAGCACGCCACGCGCTCCAAGCGGTACGACATCTTCAAGCAGTACACGGAGCGGGTGAACGAGCAGTCCGAGCGCCTCATGACGCTCCGCGGCCTGTTCGGCTTCGGCACCGACCGCCCGTCGATCCCCCTCGACGAGGTCGAGCCGGTCTCCGAGATCGTCAAGCGCTTCTCCACCGGCGCCATGTCGTACGGCTCCATCTCGCGCGAGGCCCACGAGAACCTCGCCATCGCGATGAACCAGCTGGGCGGCAAGTCCAACACCGGTGAGGGCGGCGAGGACCCGGACCGCCTCTACGACCCGGAGCGCCGCTCCGCGATCAAGCAGGTCGCCTCCGGCCGCTTCGGCGTCACCAGCGAGTACCTGGTCAACGCGGACGACATCCAGATCAAGATGGCCCAGGGCGCCAAGCCCGGCGAGGGCGGGCAGCTGCCCGGCCACAAGGTCTACCCGTGGGTCGCCAAGACGCGTCACTCGACGCCCGGCGTCGGCCTGATCTCCCCGCCGCCGCACCACGACATCTACTCCATCGAGGATCTGGCCCAGCTGATCCACGACCTCAAGAACGCCAACCCGGCGGCCCGCATCCACGTGAAGCTGGTCTCCGAGGTCGGCGTCGGCACGGTCGCGGCCGGTGTGTCCAAGGCCCACGCGGACGTCGTGCTGATCTCCGGCCACGACGGCGGCACCGGCGCCTCCCCGCTCACCTCGCTGAAGCACGCGGGCGGCCCCTGGGAGCTCGGCCTCGCCGAGACCCAGCAGACCCTGCTGCTCAACGGCCTGCGCGACCGGATCGTCGTCCAGACCGACGGCCAGCTCAAGACCGGCCGCGACGTGGTCATCGCCGCGCTCCTCGGTGCCGAGGAGTTCGGCTTCGCCACCGCGCCGCTCGTGGTCTCCGGCTGCGTCATGATGCGCGTCTGCCACCTGGACACCTGCCCGGTCGGCATCGCCACCCAGAACCCGGTGCTGCGCGACCGCTTCTCGGGCAAGCCCGAGTTCGTCGTCAACTTCTTCGAGTTCATCGCCGAAGAGGTCCGCGAGCTCCTCGCCGAGCTGGGCTTCCGCACCCTGGAGGAGGCGGTCGGCCACGCCGAGCTCCTCGACACCAGCCGTGCGGTCTCCCACTGGAAGGCGCAGGGCCTGGATCTGGAGCCGCTGTTCTTCGTGCCCGAGCTGGCCGAGGGCGCGGTCCGCCACGCCCTGGTCGAGCAGGACCACGGCCTGGAGAAGGCCCTCGACAACGAGCTGATCGAGCTCGCCGCCGAGGCCCTGGGCGCCGAGTCCGCCGAGGCCGCCCAGCCGGTCCGCGCCCAGGTCCCGATCCGCAACATCAACCGGACCGTCGGCACCATGCTCGGCCACCAGGTGACGAAGAAGTTCGGTGGCGCGGGCCTGCCCGCCGACACCATCGACATCACCTTCACCGGTTCCGCCGGCCAGTCCTTCGGCGCCTTCCTGCCGGCCGGTGTCACCCTCCGCCTGGAGGGCGACGCCAACGACTACGTCGGCAAGGGCCTCTCCGGCGGCCGGGTCGTGGTCCGCCCGGACCGCGGCGCCGACCACCTGGCCGAGTACTCCACCATCGCGGGCAACACCATCGCGTACGGTGCGACCGGCGGCGAGCTGTTCCTGCGCGGCCGCACCGGCGAGCGCTTCTGCGTCCGCAACTCCGGCGCGCTGGTCGTCTCGGAGGGCGTGGGCGACCACGGCTGCGAGTACATGACCGGCGGCACGGCGGTCGTCCTCGGCGAGACCGGGCGCAACTTCGCGGCCGGCATGTCGGGCGGCGTCGCCTACGTGATCGACCTCGACCGGAACAACGTCAACTCCGGCAACCTGGGTGCCGTCGAGGCCCTGTCGGACACCGACAAGGCGTGGCTGCACGACGTCGTGCGCCGCCACGCCGAGGAGACCGGCTCGACCGTCGCCCAGAAGCTGCTGGCCGACTGGCCCGCCCACGCGGACCGGTTCAGCAAGATCATCCCCACCACGTACAAGGCAGTGCTCGCCGCCAAGGACGCCGCTGAGCTCGCCGGTCTCTCCGAGGCCGAGACCACCGAGAAGATGATGGAGGCGGCGACCCATGGCTGA
- a CDS encoding LLM class flavin-dependent oxidoreductase, which yields MKFSMIFEAQLVDPTPAREQQVIHDCVEQAVHAEEMGFDRIWAVEHHSLTQYAHMSASEIFLTWVAARTRTIRIGHGVVTLPFGYQHPVRVAERTAMLDVLSGGRVDIGAGRGATRQETRMFGVDPADTRPQMEEALRILAAAWREPEFEWHGSLDIGPGAVLPRPVQGPHPPLFMACSQHDSLKRAAELGIGALVMGFAGADDVRAMREAYDEAIAARDGSQLVSTEVNDHFSALCPTIVLDDAARALRLGTRGQRFFAESIAHWYGGAPAPTGYAEDEDHAGALAQERRELVARLHEANIPARPVDTGTYNTDHAYGDADTAIAYVERLRRIGVDEVMCLIQMGTVPQEVCMETIRQWGEKVIPHFRTPAAAA from the coding sequence GTGAAGTTCTCGATGATCTTCGAAGCACAGCTCGTCGACCCCACCCCCGCCCGCGAACAGCAGGTCATCCACGACTGCGTCGAACAGGCCGTCCACGCCGAGGAGATGGGCTTCGACCGCATCTGGGCGGTCGAACACCACTCCCTCACCCAGTACGCCCACATGAGCGCGTCCGAGATCTTCCTGACCTGGGTCGCCGCCCGCACGCGCACCATCCGGATCGGCCACGGCGTGGTGACCCTGCCCTTCGGCTACCAGCACCCGGTGCGGGTGGCCGAGCGCACCGCCATGCTCGACGTGCTCTCCGGCGGCCGGGTCGACATCGGCGCCGGCCGTGGCGCGACCCGGCAGGAGACCCGCATGTTCGGCGTGGACCCGGCCGACACCCGGCCGCAGATGGAGGAGGCCCTGCGGATCCTCGCCGCCGCCTGGCGCGAGCCGGAGTTCGAGTGGCACGGCTCCCTCGACATCGGCCCCGGCGCCGTCCTGCCCCGGCCCGTGCAGGGCCCGCACCCGCCGCTCTTCATGGCCTGCTCGCAGCACGACTCCCTCAAGCGTGCCGCCGAACTCGGCATCGGCGCCCTGGTGATGGGCTTCGCCGGCGCCGACGACGTCCGCGCGATGCGCGAGGCGTACGACGAGGCCATCGCCGCACGGGACGGCTCTCAGCTGGTGTCCACCGAGGTCAACGACCACTTCTCCGCGCTCTGCCCGACGATCGTCCTGGACGACGCCGCCCGCGCCCTGCGCCTGGGCACCCGCGGCCAGCGCTTCTTCGCCGAGTCCATCGCCCACTGGTACGGCGGCGCCCCCGCGCCCACCGGATACGCCGAGGACGAGGACCACGCCGGAGCCCTCGCGCAGGAGCGGCGGGAGCTGGTCGCCCGGCTGCACGAGGCGAACATCCCGGCCCGGCCCGTCGACACCGGCACCTACAACACCGACCACGCCTACGGGGACGCGGACACCGCCATCGCCTACGTCGAACGGCTGCGGCGGATCGGTGTCGACGAGGTCATGTGCCTGATCCAGATGGGGACCGTGCCGCAGGAGGTCTGCATGGAGACCATCCGGCAGTGGGGCGAGAAGGTCATCCCGCACTTCCGCACGCCGGCGGCCGCCGCGTGA
- a CDS encoding glucose 1-dehydrogenase: MSRLDGRTVVVTGAARGQGAAEARLLVAAGARVVLTDVREEEGRAVAAELGPAALFVRHDVTSAEEWRAVTDAALGTYGRLDGLVNNAALWRTAPVESETYENFELLLRVNLLGPFLGMRAVLPALRAAGGGSVVNVSSTAGLVGVPGHAAYGAGKFGLRGLSRSAARDLAPYGVRVNSVHPGAVDTPMTAAVADRDWSHVPLGRMGRPEEVGELVAYLLSDAASYVTGAEFTVDGGLTA; this comes from the coding sequence GTGAGCCGGCTCGACGGCCGGACCGTCGTGGTGACCGGCGCGGCCCGCGGGCAGGGCGCCGCCGAGGCGCGGCTGCTCGTCGCGGCGGGCGCGCGGGTGGTCCTCACCGACGTACGCGAGGAGGAGGGCCGCGCGGTCGCCGCGGAGCTGGGGCCGGCGGCGCTCTTCGTGCGGCACGACGTGACCTCGGCCGAGGAGTGGCGGGCCGTGACGGACGCCGCGCTCGGCACGTACGGGCGGCTCGACGGCCTGGTCAACAACGCGGCCCTGTGGCGGACCGCGCCCGTGGAGTCGGAGACGTACGAGAACTTCGAGCTCCTGCTGCGGGTCAACCTCCTCGGCCCCTTCCTCGGCATGCGGGCGGTGCTCCCGGCGCTGCGCGCGGCGGGCGGGGGCTCGGTCGTGAACGTGTCGTCGACGGCCGGTCTCGTCGGTGTCCCGGGCCACGCGGCCTACGGGGCGGGCAAGTTCGGGCTGCGCGGGCTCAGCCGCTCGGCGGCCCGGGACCTCGCCCCGTACGGCGTCCGCGTCAACTCGGTGCATCCCGGCGCCGTCGACACCCCGATGACGGCGGCGGTCGCGGACCGGGACTGGTCGCACGTGCCGCTCGGCCGGATGGGCCGGCCCGAGGAGGTCGGCGAGCTGGTCGCCTACCTGCTGTCCGACGCCGCATCGTACGTGACGGGCGCCGAGTTCACCGTGGACGGAGGGCTCACCGCATGA
- a CDS encoding alpha/beta hydrolase, whose amino-acid sequence MTADPLTPGARALCDALSAGFPRPGAGAAALRAAARAHLGALPPGATDTEAGGVPVRVYAGAAGLVVVFAHGGGWVLCDLDTHDRLCRALASRTGATVVSVGYRRAPEHRFPAAEDDVYTALGWAAARYPGRPLVLAGDSSGGNLAAAAALRARGPGGPEVAGQLLFYPVLDHRLAGASAETYAEGFFHTTAHMRWYWEQYVGPGGDPAPASPGLAPDVAGLPPALFVLADCDPLRDEGLAYARRLSAAGVPAQVRVHTGMFHGFLGGAGVLPEADEALDGAADWLGRLTDRGAGRPGG is encoded by the coding sequence ATGACGGCCGACCCCCTGACCCCGGGCGCCCGCGCCCTGTGCGACGCCCTGTCGGCCGGCTTCCCCCGTCCCGGGGCGGGCGCGGCGGCGCTGCGGGCGGCGGCGCGGGCGCACCTGGGCGCGCTCCCGCCGGGCGCCACGGACACGGAGGCGGGCGGCGTCCCGGTGCGCGTGTACGCGGGGGCGGCCGGGCTCGTCGTCGTCTTCGCGCACGGCGGCGGCTGGGTGCTGTGCGACCTGGACACCCACGACCGGCTGTGCCGCGCGCTCGCCTCCCGCACCGGGGCGACCGTCGTCTCGGTCGGCTACCGGCGCGCGCCCGAGCACCGCTTCCCGGCGGCCGAGGACGACGTGTACACGGCCCTGGGGTGGGCGGCGGCCCGGTACCCGGGGCGTCCGCTGGTCCTGGCCGGCGACTCCAGCGGCGGCAACCTCGCCGCGGCCGCCGCCCTGCGCGCCCGCGGTCCCGGCGGGCCCGAGGTCGCCGGGCAGCTCCTGTTCTACCCGGTTCTGGACCACCGTCTGGCCGGGGCGTCGGCGGAGACGTACGCGGAGGGCTTCTTCCACACGACGGCCCACATGCGCTGGTACTGGGAGCAGTACGTGGGCCCCGGCGGCGACCCGGCGCCCGCCTCGCCCGGTCTGGCGCCCGACGTCGCCGGCCTTCCGCCGGCCCTGTTCGTCCTCGCCGACTGCGACCCGCTGCGCGACGAGGGCCTCGCCTACGCCCGCCGCCTGTCCGCCGCGGGCGTCCCGGCGCAGGTCCGCGTCCACACCGGCATGTTCCACGGCTTCCTCGGCGGCGCGGGCGTGCTGCCGGAGGCGGACGAGGCCCTGGACGGGGCGGCGGACTGGCTGGGGCGGCTGACCGACCGAGGAGCTGGTCGACCGGGGGGCTGA